The following coding sequences lie in one Candidatus Nitrospira allomarina genomic window:
- a CDS encoding cytochrome ubiquinol oxidase subunit I has product MKLKKNAAVLLISMIVGMLLLPIGIAMPILFGNGEAIASGGGQSPQPAQEVVEGEEGAAPVEMGRDIYYKTEGVVSSETAPVTEDNTHDYPRYGNFESRVLIWVANQQHLYYGSFVLAVPIFCMVIEFIGMVTKDKAMAKKYDQLAYDFIRISLTAYSLTAILGGILLFTFLTLYPTFFSYLSGIFRPVMHIYALLFVAESGTLYIYYYGWDRMREGILKWVHLSIAVVLNVIGTVLMFLANSWIAFMMSPAGVDEQGRYLGNIWHAIHSALWNPLNVHRILGNMAFGGSVVAAYAAYRFLAAKSDEERAHYDWMGYVAMFIAVIFLIPLPFAGYWLMREVYAYRQQMGITLMGGLLAWLFIIQATMIGALFMTTSYYLWQCFGRMPGAERFQKYIKYLVFIAVVGLLVFITPHTIVMTPAELKAMGGQQHPVLGNYGVMSAKNGGINMLIIVTIVSFIWYQRGNLIPAVKWKKLGNIFMTCFIVMGSLNIIWLAVYGYYIPANVRIGLSVPQVATTMSCLLLMMPLNLAMLKGAKVAGPIQWGKMPARSQYALIALATEFTWMMALMGYIRSSVRLFWHVNEVMRDNSPWAYTHTIGFAANMISFNVLLFWSTILFVFWLAAFAGKKSPVPETPKVPESQAVPQFTPQPASRS; this is encoded by the coding sequence ATGAAACTTAAAAAGAATGCCGCAGTTTTACTGATCAGTATGATTGTAGGAATGTTGCTGCTGCCGATCGGTATAGCGATGCCGATCCTTTTTGGAAATGGCGAAGCCATCGCGTCGGGAGGAGGGCAAAGTCCCCAGCCTGCTCAGGAGGTTGTCGAGGGTGAGGAAGGCGCAGCGCCGGTCGAAATGGGGCGGGATATTTATTACAAGACCGAGGGCGTGGTGTCGAGTGAAACTGCTCCAGTGACCGAGGACAATACGCATGATTATCCCCGCTATGGCAATTTTGAAAGTCGAGTGCTGATTTGGGTGGCGAACCAGCAGCATTTATATTACGGCAGTTTTGTCTTGGCGGTTCCTATCTTCTGCATGGTGATTGAGTTCATCGGCATGGTGACAAAGGATAAGGCCATGGCGAAGAAATACGACCAGCTGGCCTATGATTTTATCAGAATCAGTCTGACGGCCTATTCGTTGACAGCCATTCTTGGGGGCATTCTCCTTTTCACCTTTCTCACGCTCTATCCCACATTTTTCAGCTACCTCTCAGGGATTTTCCGTCCTGTCATGCACATCTACGCTTTGCTGTTCGTCGCCGAAAGCGGAACGCTGTATATCTACTACTACGGATGGGACAGGATGAGGGAAGGCATCCTGAAATGGGTGCATCTCAGTATCGCCGTGGTCTTGAATGTCATCGGAACCGTGCTGATGTTTTTAGCGAATTCCTGGATTGCCTTCATGATGTCGCCGGCAGGGGTGGATGAACAAGGACGATACCTCGGAAATATTTGGCATGCGATTCATAGCGCGTTGTGGAATCCGTTGAATGTTCATCGAATTTTAGGAAATATGGCGTTCGGAGGCAGCGTCGTTGCGGCCTATGCGGCCTACCGCTTTTTAGCGGCTAAATCCGATGAAGAGCGCGCCCATTACGACTGGATGGGGTATGTCGCAATGTTTATCGCGGTCATTTTCCTTATTCCCTTGCCGTTTGCGGGCTATTGGCTTATGCGGGAGGTCTATGCCTATCGCCAACAAATGGGGATTACTCTGATGGGAGGCCTTCTCGCCTGGTTGTTTATTATTCAGGCCACCATGATCGGCGCGCTTTTCATGACGACGAGTTATTACTTATGGCAATGCTTCGGGCGGATGCCCGGCGCGGAACGATTCCAAAAATATATTAAATATTTGGTGTTCATTGCGGTCGTGGGATTACTGGTGTTTATCACGCCCCATACCATCGTCATGACCCCGGCTGAGTTGAAAGCCATGGGAGGGCAACAGCATCCCGTCTTAGGAAACTATGGGGTCATGTCCGCCAAAAATGGCGGGATCAATATGCTCATCATTGTGACGATTGTGAGTTTCATTTGGTATCAGCGAGGCAATTTGATTCCGGCGGTGAAATGGAAAAAATTGGGCAATATTTTTATGACCTGTTTTATCGTTATGGGAAGCCTCAATATTATCTGGCTGGCAGTCTATGGATATTATATTCCCGCGAATGTCCGGATTGGGCTGTCGGTGCCGCAGGTGGCCACCACCATGTCGTGCCTTTTGTTAATGATGCCGTTGAATCTGGCAATGCTGAAGGGTGCCAAAGTGGCGGGCCCCATTCAATGGGGAAAAATGCCGGCGCGGTCGCAATATGCTCTGATTGCTCTGGCAACGGAGTTTACCTGGATGATGGCCTTGATGGGATACATTCGTTCTTCAGTCCGCCTCTTCTGGCATGTGAACGAGGTGATGCGGGATAACTCGCCTTGGGCCTATACCCATACCATCGGGTTTGCGGCGAATATGATCTCCTTCAATGTTCTGCTGTTCTGGTCGACCATTCTATTCGTGTTCTGGCTGGCGGCTTTTGCCGGTAAAAAATCGCCGGTCCCGGAAACGCCGAAAGTGCCCGAGTCACAGGCTGTGCCGCAGTTCACGCCTCAACCGGCCAGTCGTTCCTGA
- a CDS encoding transaldolase family protein: MKFYLDTVSLTEIQEIGKLGVLDGIAMNAMLVTKQGLNFYQGIREVCRYVDSPISVGVLSVEEEAIVKESKELSKIHKNVLVKCPLTPAGLKATKRLTAEGIRVNVSLCFSLTQALIAAKAGAWCVSICLDRTGDNQSKGDDIIRNIVTVLRNYGLSTQVLLAGIRSPHDVLEAALAGGHICTMRFPMFQQLFDPAV; encoded by the coding sequence ATGAAATTCTATCTCGACACGGTGAGTCTCACAGAGATTCAGGAGATTGGCAAACTGGGGGTTCTGGATGGAATAGCCATGAACGCCATGTTGGTTACTAAGCAGGGTCTGAATTTCTATCAAGGAATACGAGAAGTCTGTCGTTATGTGGATAGTCCGATCAGTGTCGGCGTGTTGAGTGTTGAAGAAGAGGCCATCGTCAAGGAAAGCAAAGAATTATCAAAAATCCACAAAAATGTCTTGGTGAAGTGTCCTTTGACGCCTGCCGGTCTCAAGGCGACTAAGCGGTTGACAGCCGAAGGCATCCGGGTGAATGTGTCTTTGTGTTTTTCCCTCACCCAAGCCTTGATTGCCGCCAAAGCCGGCGCCTGGTGTGTGTCAATTTGCCTTGATCGCACCGGGGACAATCAATCCAAGGGAGACGATATAATTCGAAACATTGTCACCGTCCTTCGAAACTATGGTCTCTCCACTCAGGTGCTTCTTGCCGGTATCCGTTCTCCTCATGATGTGCTTGAGGCAGCATTAGCGGGAGGGCATATTTGTACGATGCGATTTCCCATGTTTCAGCAACTTTTCGATCCTGCTGTGTAA